The following coding sequences lie in one Streptomyces sp. NBC_00510 genomic window:
- the rodA gene encoding rod shape-determining protein RodA: MSAHGYATRRFTPERGTLGKLLARDSILRRMDWLLLGAALALSLIGTALVFSATRNRTELTHGDPYYFLLRHILNTAIGFALAAGTVALGHRRLRGAVPVLYAISVLLVTAVLTPLGSTVNGAHAWIVLGGGFSLQPSEFTKITIILGMAMMLSARVDAGDRLFPDHRTVAQSLGFAILPMAIVMLMPDLGSVMVMAVIVLGVLLASGASNRWVLGLITAGAGGAIAVWQLGVLDQYQIDRFAAFANPALDPAGVGYNTNQARIAIGSGGLLGKGLFDGSQTTGQFVPEQQTDFVFTVAGEELGFVGAALIIVLLGVIMWRGCRVARNATDLYGTIIAAGIVAWFAFQSFENIGMTLGIMPVAGLPLPFVSYGGSSMFAVWIAIGLLQAIHMKRPMSA; encoded by the coding sequence ATGAGCGCGCACGGCTACGCGACGCGTCGCTTCACCCCGGAACGCGGCACCCTGGGCAAGCTCCTGGCCCGGGACTCGATACTGCGCCGGATGGACTGGCTGCTGCTCGGCGCCGCCCTCGCGCTGTCCCTGATCGGTACGGCGCTGGTGTTCTCCGCCACGCGCAACCGCACCGAGCTCACCCACGGGGACCCGTACTACTTCCTGCTGCGGCACATCCTCAACACCGCGATCGGCTTCGCCCTCGCCGCCGGCACCGTGGCCCTGGGCCACCGCCGGCTGCGCGGCGCGGTGCCGGTGCTCTACGCCATCTCGGTGCTGCTGGTGACCGCGGTCCTCACCCCTTTGGGGTCCACGGTCAACGGCGCGCACGCCTGGATCGTGCTGGGCGGCGGCTTCTCCCTGCAGCCGTCCGAGTTCACCAAGATCACCATCATCCTGGGCATGGCGATGATGCTGTCCGCCCGCGTCGACGCGGGCGACCGGCTCTTCCCCGACCACCGCACGGTCGCCCAGTCGCTCGGCTTCGCCATACTGCCGATGGCGATCGTCATGCTGATGCCCGACCTCGGCTCGGTCATGGTGATGGCGGTCATCGTGCTCGGCGTGCTGCTGGCCTCCGGCGCCTCCAACCGCTGGGTCCTCGGCCTGATCACGGCGGGTGCCGGCGGCGCGATCGCGGTCTGGCAGCTCGGCGTCCTGGACCAGTACCAGATCGACCGCTTCGCGGCCTTCGCGAACCCCGCACTCGACCCCGCGGGCGTCGGCTACAACACCAACCAGGCGCGCATCGCCATCGGCTCCGGCGGGCTGCTCGGCAAGGGCCTGTTCGACGGCAGCCAGACCACCGGGCAGTTCGTGCCCGAGCAGCAGACCGACTTCGTCTTCACCGTGGCGGGGGAGGAGCTCGGCTTCGTCGGGGCGGCCCTGATCATCGTGCTGCTGGGCGTGATCATGTGGCGCGGCTGCCGCGTCGCCCGGAACGCCACCGACCTGTACGGCACGATCATCGCGGCCGGCATCGTCGCCTGGTTCGCCTTCCAGTCCTTCGAGAACATCGGCATGACCCTCGGCATCATGCCCGTGGCCGGTCTGCCGCTGCCGTTCGTCTCGTACGGCGGATCGTCGATGTTCGCGGTCTGGATCGCCATCGGGCTGCTGCAGGCCATCCACATGAAGCGGCCCATGTCGGCCTGA
- a CDS encoding CYTH and CHAD domain-containing protein translates to MGKRVAETERKYEAAEQTGEPDLEGLPGVAAVRVLEPAELDAVYVDTADLRLATHKITLRRRTGGDDAGWHLKLPSSQADTRTEVHAPLGKQGRKGGPRVPKSLLAEVAAIVRDRELVPVVRLRNTRKRVHLVDAGGAPLLEIAHDHVRATLLDHGDGSETAWTEVETELIDGDTALLDAVEKRLRTAGLRRSKSPSKLARALGERLADAPGPPQPPSSTDTAGDVALAYVHQQVAAITGWDPEVRRDEPDSVHQMRVSTRRLRSAFKSFRRELDREATDPIGEELKWLAGVLGLERDREVLADRLRDREAELPEELVTEVLTARIGGDAPVHEGARKELLRELGGRRYFRLLDTLESLLAHPPLLDAAAAPAADAVPKAVRRDHRRLRTRVESALEMEPGHERDLVLHDARKAAKRARYSSEAARAVPALRKPAKKHTQRMKAVQQLLGEHQDSVICRDAVLRLASDAREAGEDTFAYGVLYQLERDRAAAAERQLPKEWPQADRGTLAG, encoded by the coding sequence ATGGGGAAGCGTGTCGCGGAGACCGAGCGCAAGTACGAAGCCGCCGAGCAGACCGGTGAGCCCGACCTCGAAGGCCTGCCCGGCGTCGCGGCGGTACGCGTCCTGGAACCGGCCGAACTGGACGCCGTCTACGTCGACACCGCCGACCTGCGGCTGGCCACCCACAAGATCACGCTGCGGCGCCGCACCGGCGGCGACGACGCCGGCTGGCACCTGAAACTGCCGAGCTCACAGGCCGACACCCGCACCGAGGTGCACGCGCCCCTCGGCAAGCAGGGCCGCAAGGGCGGCCCCAGGGTCCCCAAGTCCCTGCTCGCCGAGGTCGCCGCGATCGTCCGCGACCGCGAGCTCGTCCCAGTCGTCCGGCTGCGCAACACCCGCAAGCGGGTGCACCTCGTCGACGCCGGGGGCGCACCCTTGCTGGAGATCGCCCACGACCACGTCCGGGCCACCCTCCTCGACCACGGCGACGGTTCGGAGACCGCCTGGACCGAGGTCGAGACCGAACTCATCGACGGCGACACCGCCCTCCTCGACGCCGTCGAGAAGCGGCTCCGCACGGCAGGCCTGCGGCGCTCGAAGTCCCCCTCGAAGCTCGCCCGCGCCCTCGGTGAGCGCCTGGCCGACGCACCCGGGCCGCCGCAGCCGCCGTCCTCCACCGACACCGCCGGGGACGTCGCCCTGGCCTACGTGCACCAGCAGGTCGCCGCGATCACCGGCTGGGACCCGGAGGTCCGCCGCGACGAGCCGGACTCCGTCCACCAGATGCGGGTCTCCACCCGGCGGCTGCGCAGCGCCTTCAAATCCTTCCGCCGCGAACTCGACCGCGAGGCGACCGACCCCATCGGCGAGGAGCTGAAGTGGCTCGCCGGGGTGCTGGGCCTGGAACGCGACCGCGAGGTCCTCGCCGACCGCCTCCGCGACCGCGAGGCCGAACTGCCGGAGGAACTCGTCACGGAGGTCCTCACCGCGCGCATCGGCGGCGACGCCCCCGTCCACGAGGGCGCCCGCAAGGAGCTCCTGCGCGAACTCGGCGGCAGGCGCTACTTCCGGCTCCTGGACACCCTGGAGTCACTGCTCGCCCACCCGCCCCTGCTCGACGCGGCCGCGGCCCCCGCGGCCGACGCCGTCCCCAAGGCCGTGCGCCGCGACCACCGGCGGCTGCGCACCCGCGTCGAGTCGGCCCTGGAGATGGAACCCGGCCACGAGCGCGACCTCGTCCTCCACGACGCCCGCAAGGCCGCCAAGCGGGCCCGCTACAGCAGTGAGGCGGCCCGGGCCGTCCCGGCGCTGCGCAAGCCCGCCAAGAAGCACACCCAGCGCATGAAAGCCGTCCAGCAGCTCCTCGGCGAGCACCAGGACAGCGTCATCTGCCGCGACGCCGTCCTCCGCCTCGCCTCGGACGCCCGCGAGGCCGGCGAGGACACCTTCGCGTACGGCGTGCTCTACCA